From Zalophus californianus isolate mZalCal1 chromosome 16, mZalCal1.pri.v2, whole genome shotgun sequence, one genomic window encodes:
- the PIMREG gene encoding protein PIMREG: protein MASKWPGVGASVRPGSLQDQQLLEEKEVLPPAACPPETSGGALGSLCRQFHRRLPLRAVSLNLGAGPSWKRLESPEPGQQGLQAAARSAKNALGAVSQRIQESCHSGTKWLVETQVRARRRRRGAQKSTRLSGAAPAYVALDPWERDGHRLPAHGGPRAFPLRQPRREAALRGPYSSTEPLCSPSESDGDLEPVGAGLQHLQQLSQEPDEASVAEESGDVTVSLIRD from the exons ATGGCTTCCAAGTGGCCGGGCGTGGGGGCCTCGGTGCGCCCAGGATCGCTCCAGGACCAGCAActgctggaggagaaggaggTGCTGCCGCCTGCCGCCTGCCCTCCGGAGACCTCCGGGGGGGCCCTGGGCTCCCTGTGCAGACAGTTCCACAGGAGGCTGCCCCTGAGAGCAGTCAGCCTCAACCTCGGGGCAGGGCCCTCCTGGAAACGCCTGGAAAGCCCCGAGCCAGGCCAGCAGGGCCTCCAGGCTGCGGCTCGCTCAGCGAAGAACGCCCTGGGTGCCGTGTCCCAG AGAATCCAGGAGTCCTGCCACAGCGGCACCAAGTGGCTGGTGGAAACCCAGGTGAGAGCCAGGAGGCGGAGGAGGGGGGCACAGAAGAGCACCCGGCTGTCTGGAGCTGCCCCCGCCTACGTGGCCCTGGACCCGTGGGAGAGGGACGGTCACCGGCTCCCTGCCCACGGGGGCCCACGCGCCTTCCCCCTGCggcagcccaggagagaggcgGCCCTCCGCGGTCCCTACTCCTCGACAgagcccctctgctcccccag CGAGTCTGACGGTGACCTAGAGCCTGTGGGAGCAGGACTTCAGCATCTCCAGCAGCTGTCCCAGGAGCCGGACGAGGCCAGCGTGGCTGAGGAGAG CGGCGACGTGACCGTGTCTCTCATCCGAGACTGA